One Gordonia zhaorongruii DNA segment encodes these proteins:
- a CDS encoding cytochrome c biogenesis CcdA family protein: MDIGMAAAFAGGVLALLSPCAALLLPAFFASTVGARGKLLVHGAVFYIGLLITLLPVGIGVGALAGTVAEHRTAIIAVASIVIVVLGVIQLVGRGFDISRAIPGISRLQEQSVERAGFVKTLILGAVSGVAGFCTGPILGAVLTMAASRGMAGAGVLLGIYALGMVVPLMAIAAVWDRLGERVRRVLRGRELSVGRMRIHSTNLVTGVLLIVVGVAFWFTNGFISLPEPVDADTQLRLQDGVSVLSDPVVDIVAIIVVAAALLVWWRRTRTRDSSS, encoded by the coding sequence GTGGACATCGGGATGGCGGCGGCGTTCGCCGGCGGAGTCCTCGCGCTGCTCAGCCCGTGCGCGGCGCTCCTCCTGCCGGCGTTCTTCGCCTCGACGGTCGGCGCGCGCGGCAAGCTGCTGGTACACGGGGCCGTCTTCTACATAGGCCTGCTGATCACGCTTCTACCGGTCGGGATCGGAGTCGGGGCTCTCGCCGGCACCGTAGCCGAGCACCGCACCGCGATCATCGCCGTCGCGTCGATCGTGATCGTGGTACTCGGCGTGATCCAACTCGTCGGACGGGGTTTCGACATCAGCCGGGCGATCCCGGGGATCTCACGGCTTCAGGAACAGTCTGTGGAACGCGCGGGGTTCGTCAAGACACTCATCCTGGGTGCCGTGAGCGGCGTAGCGGGATTCTGCACCGGTCCGATCCTCGGCGCGGTTCTGACCATGGCGGCCTCCCGTGGAATGGCCGGGGCCGGCGTGCTTCTCGGTATCTACGCATTGGGAATGGTCGTCCCGCTGATGGCGATCGCAGCGGTGTGGGATCGCTTGGGGGAGCGGGTCCGACGGGTCCTCCGGGGACGTGAACTGTCCGTCGGCCGGATGCGCATTCATTCCACGAATCTCGTGACGGGCGTACTGCTCATCGTCGTCGGCGTGGCTTTCTGGTTCACCAACGGGTTCATCAGCCTTCCCGAGCCGGTCGATGCCGATACGCAGTTACGCCTTCAGGACGGTGTGTCCGTCTTATCCGATCCAGTAGTCGACATCGTCGCCATCATCGTCGTCGCTGCGGCCCTGCTCGTGTGGTGGCGGCGAACGAGAACGCGCGACTCGAGTAGTTAG
- a CDS encoding oxidoreductase, with product MPTTSHSPEWSLGDAPDQSGKVAVVTGANSGIGFEVARGLASLGATVVMACRNPETAAAAHQRLTDEYPKATVDHLSLDLADRDSIRRCAEQIAERHEAIDIVVANAGFIPKRIAYSADGIELGLATNFLGHFTFIGHLDAQIARAQAARVVTVGSLAHRNKRIDADDLQSTSETRPFRAYARSKLAQLIFAQELNRRLTAAGTAAISVAAHPGSSRTGVMRERNQLVQRAYHSRLTRPLLKFFVQEANAGALPILRAATDESARGGDYFGPSGRFELVGSPARVPSVAQVLDPAVGERLWNSAEHLAGVQFPRTS from the coding sequence TTGCCGACGACGTCGCATAGTCCCGAATGGTCACTGGGCGACGCACCCGATCAGTCGGGCAAGGTCGCCGTCGTCACGGGTGCGAACTCTGGAATCGGGTTCGAGGTGGCGCGTGGTCTCGCCTCGCTCGGTGCCACGGTCGTCATGGCGTGCCGGAATCCGGAGACAGCGGCAGCCGCGCACCAGCGGCTCACGGACGAGTACCCGAAGGCGACTGTCGACCACCTGTCCCTCGACCTCGCGGACCGTGACTCCATCCGGCGATGCGCCGAGCAGATCGCCGAGCGGCACGAGGCGATCGACATCGTCGTTGCGAACGCCGGCTTCATTCCCAAGCGGATCGCTTACTCGGCGGATGGCATCGAACTCGGGCTCGCCACCAACTTTCTCGGTCACTTCACGTTCATCGGTCATCTCGATGCTCAGATCGCGAGGGCGCAGGCCGCACGCGTGGTCACCGTGGGAAGCCTCGCGCATCGAAACAAGCGGATCGACGCCGACGACCTGCAGTCGACGAGTGAGACACGACCGTTCCGCGCGTACGCGAGATCGAAACTGGCCCAGCTGATCTTCGCTCAGGAGCTGAACCGCCGGTTGACGGCCGCAGGTACCGCAGCGATCTCGGTGGCGGCCCACCCGGGTTCATCACGTACCGGTGTGATGCGCGAGCGCAATCAGCTCGTTCAGCGTGCCTATCACAGCAGACTGACCCGGCCGCTGCTGAAGTTCTTCGTTCAGGAAGCGAATGCCGGTGCGCTGCCGATATTGCGGGCGGCGACGGACGAATCGGCCAGGGGCGGAGACTACTTCGGGCCGTCGGGTCGTTTCGAGCTGGTCGGCTCCCCCGCCCGGGTTCCGAGCGTCGCGCAGGTTCTCGATCCGGCAGTAGGCGAACGTCTATGGAACTCAGCTGAACATCTTGCAGGGGTTCAGTTTCCCAGAACTTCCTAA
- a CDS encoding DUF2255 family protein, which translates to MAWTRDQLERFDAARELEIAVRRHDGTLRPWTPIWVVCSAGGVYVRTWYRRDTGWFGLVLRTGRARVRAPGVEADVRVEDIALGLSEVGAEIDDAYRGKYGSGSTGGMVSDEAAATTLRLLSE; encoded by the coding sequence GTGGCCTGGACCAGGGATCAGCTCGAACGTTTCGACGCCGCTCGTGAACTCGAGATCGCGGTACGTCGCCACGATGGCACGCTTCGTCCGTGGACTCCGATCTGGGTGGTCTGCAGCGCCGGTGGCGTCTATGTCCGAACCTGGTATCGCCGAGACACAGGCTGGTTCGGTCTGGTTCTGCGCACCGGGCGGGCCCGTGTTCGCGCTCCCGGAGTGGAGGCCGATGTGCGGGTGGAGGACATCGCCCTCGGACTGTCGGAAGTCGGAGCCGAGATCGACGACGCCTATCGCGGGAAATACGGCAGCGGGTCGACCGGAGGCATGGTCAGCGACGAGGCCGCGGCCACGACGCTCCGGCTACTGAGCGAATGA
- a CDS encoding TetR/AcrR family transcriptional regulator — MARWDPDASGRLERAAIELFAQHGYAATTVPQIAERARVTTRTFFRYFADKREVLFAGEEGLASLFAELIEAAPPHLSALGTLEHALRAVAEQYFEPRREWMCRWREIIADEPALQERGLSKQQLVVAAAVEALRGRGVDSPAAELAAGIAFVAFQSAVAEWATAATPRPLASYLDDSFGQMRQLTSDAQGDGADRASGIRQRS; from the coding sequence GTGGCTAGATGGGATCCCGATGCCAGCGGACGTTTAGAGCGCGCCGCGATCGAATTGTTCGCGCAGCACGGCTACGCCGCCACGACCGTCCCGCAGATCGCCGAGCGTGCCAGGGTGACCACCCGTACCTTCTTCCGATACTTCGCTGACAAGCGTGAAGTGCTGTTCGCTGGAGAGGAGGGGCTCGCAAGTCTGTTCGCCGAGCTCATTGAAGCCGCGCCGCCCCACCTCTCTGCGCTGGGTACGCTCGAGCACGCGCTGCGCGCGGTTGCCGAGCAGTACTTCGAGCCGCGGCGCGAGTGGATGTGTCGATGGCGGGAGATCATTGCGGATGAGCCGGCCCTGCAGGAACGTGGGTTGAGCAAACAACAGTTGGTCGTCGCCGCGGCCGTCGAGGCGCTGCGCGGACGTGGAGTCGACTCACCGGCCGCAGAGCTCGCTGCCGGGATTGCATTCGTGGCGTTCCAATCAGCGGTCGCGGAGTGGGCTACGGCCGCAACTCCCCGACCGCTGGCCAGTTATCTTGATGATTCATTCGGTCAGATGCGCCAGCTGACTTCGGATGCTCAGGGGGACGGAGCTGACCGAGCCAGCGGGATACGTCAACGGAGTTGA
- a CDS encoding NAD(P)H-binding protein yields MTLPDITCYRDVTPCHQNKRGTMTNDVWVLGATGRMGEAITRELTERGIAPVLVGRSREKLDAASQATGSRTVVASSPAEMAAVIRQQRPAVVVNTVGPFRLTADELADAVLPAGHYVDLANDLPTILSHRRRDAAARRAGHTVVTGAGFGVTATESVLTWLMADRPTPSRVRIDMIPSIASTTGRVGEALAGSLLDGIPDIPGGRRFQARAIADGKLTAARLAGNATSLVTPDDDVAITGLMPLGELLAAQRASDAPSIESASSEAPSGVTRFVVRGILPLMYVTPLRRRAIRLLAKVRTTERAAPRRHSWAHARVEWPDSAASEGWLRLGDANDVTASVAAEVASRLATGRGTPGVYTPAELFGAELAEACGGDYSLATES; encoded by the coding sequence ATGACACTTCCTGACATCACCTGCTATCGTGATGTCACACCATGTCATCAGAACAAAAGGGGAACCATGACCAACGATGTGTGGGTACTAGGCGCTACCGGCAGAATGGGGGAGGCCATCACCCGGGAGCTGACCGAGCGCGGAATCGCACCAGTCCTCGTCGGGCGCAGCCGCGAGAAGCTGGATGCTGCATCGCAGGCGACCGGATCACGGACAGTCGTCGCGAGCTCGCCTGCCGAGATGGCTGCGGTGATCCGACAGCAGCGCCCGGCCGTAGTGGTCAATACGGTCGGCCCATTCCGGCTGACTGCCGACGAACTGGCAGATGCCGTCCTGCCCGCGGGCCACTACGTCGACTTGGCGAATGACCTGCCCACAATCTTGTCTCACCGTAGGCGCGACGCGGCTGCTAGACGCGCGGGCCACACTGTCGTCACAGGGGCGGGGTTCGGTGTAACTGCAACCGAAAGCGTTCTCACGTGGCTCATGGCTGACCGCCCAACCCCCAGCAGGGTGCGAATCGACATGATCCCATCGATCGCCTCCACGACCGGTCGGGTCGGTGAGGCCCTGGCAGGATCCCTTCTCGATGGCATCCCGGACATCCCGGGAGGGCGACGATTCCAGGCCCGCGCTATCGCCGATGGGAAGCTCACCGCTGCACGCCTGGCTGGCAACGCCACCTCGCTTGTCACCCCTGACGACGACGTTGCAATAACGGGCCTGATGCCGCTGGGCGAGTTACTCGCCGCCCAACGCGCTTCGGATGCACCCTCCATCGAGTCCGCCTCGAGTGAAGCACCTTCGGGGGTCACCCGCTTCGTCGTGCGAGGCATCCTGCCGTTGATGTACGTGACCCCGCTACGACGCCGCGCAATTCGGCTTCTGGCAAAAGTCCGGACGACTGAACGCGCAGCTCCACGACGCCATTCGTGGGCCCACGCACGCGTCGAATGGCCGGATAGCGCAGCCAGTGAAGGCTGGCTGCGTTTGGGAGACGCCAACGATGTGACCGCATCCGTGGCAGCCGAAGTAGCGTCGCGCCTGGCGACCGGTCGCGGAACGCCCGGCGTGTATACACCCGCCGAGCTGTTCGGAGCAGAACTCGCCGAGGCCTGCGGCGGCGACTACTCTCTCGCCACCGAATCCTGA
- a CDS encoding heavy metal translocating P-type ATPase has protein sequence MGHGEVRERDVHGGHSGHDGHGDHVGRFRRLFWINLAAAVPVVAFSPMFGMLVGYSVPGWAQWVAPVLGTFMYVGGGRPFLSGGWGELRSRKPGMMLLIALGITVAFFASWAATLGIVHHELEFWWELALLIVIMLLGHWIEMRSLAQTTSALDSLAALLPDSAERIEDDQVVKIDPADLIVGDVVIVRPGGSVPADGTIIDGRADMDESMVTGESRAVGRGQGDAVTAGTVATDSGLQVRITATGDDTTLAGINRLVAAAQNSTSRAQRIADRAAAWLFWFALAAAVITAVAWTLAGNPDDAVARTITVLVIACPHALGLAIPLVVAIATERAARGGVLVKDRLALESMRQVDAVLFDKTGTLTEGEPVVTGIEPAGDLNAADVLALAAAAEADSEHPLASAIVAAAENQDLQFARASGFTSSPAVGVTATVAGQEIRVGGPRLLEETGQPHIDIADAWRDEGAIILHVLRDGQMIGGLKLADEIRTESLAAVDALREVGVEVVMITGDAEAVAFKVGDELGIDRVFAGVRPEDKSAKVAQLQHEGKKVAMVGDGVNDAPALAQADVGIAIGAGTDVAIASAGVILASSDPRSVLSVIELSRAAYRKMKQNLWWAAGYNLVSVPLAAGVLAPAGFVLPMSVGAVLMSLSTVVVALNAQLLRRIDLGPAKFAAAPDAARAVN, from the coding sequence ATGGGACATGGGGAGGTGCGCGAGCGCGACGTGCATGGCGGCCACAGCGGGCATGACGGTCACGGCGACCATGTTGGCCGGTTCCGCAGGCTGTTTTGGATCAACCTGGCTGCAGCAGTGCCGGTCGTCGCCTTCTCTCCGATGTTCGGCATGCTCGTGGGGTACTCGGTGCCCGGATGGGCGCAGTGGGTCGCTCCGGTACTGGGCACCTTCATGTACGTCGGGGGCGGTCGACCGTTCCTCAGCGGCGGTTGGGGTGAACTCAGGAGCCGCAAGCCGGGAATGATGCTGCTGATAGCGCTAGGCATCACCGTGGCGTTCTTCGCCTCCTGGGCCGCCACGCTCGGGATCGTCCACCACGAGCTCGAGTTCTGGTGGGAGCTGGCGCTGTTGATCGTCATCATGCTCCTCGGTCATTGGATCGAGATGAGGTCTCTTGCTCAGACGACTTCGGCGCTCGACTCCCTCGCAGCGCTCCTCCCCGACAGCGCCGAGCGAATCGAGGACGACCAGGTAGTCAAGATCGACCCCGCCGACCTGATCGTGGGCGATGTCGTGATCGTCCGGCCAGGCGGCAGTGTCCCCGCCGACGGAACCATCATCGACGGCCGTGCGGACATGGACGAGTCAATGGTCACTGGCGAGTCGCGAGCGGTAGGACGGGGCCAGGGCGACGCTGTTACTGCGGGAACCGTCGCGACGGACTCCGGCTTGCAGGTCAGGATCACGGCCACCGGCGACGACACCACTCTGGCAGGTATCAACCGGCTCGTTGCAGCGGCGCAGAACTCCACGTCACGAGCTCAGCGCATCGCCGACCGTGCCGCCGCGTGGCTGTTCTGGTTCGCGCTCGCCGCCGCTGTGATCACCGCTGTGGCCTGGACTCTCGCCGGAAATCCCGATGACGCAGTCGCGCGCACCATCACCGTGCTCGTGATCGCCTGCCCCCATGCACTGGGACTCGCGATCCCGCTGGTGGTCGCGATCGCAACTGAGCGCGCCGCACGCGGCGGCGTCCTCGTCAAGGACCGACTCGCTCTCGAATCCATGCGCCAGGTCGACGCAGTCCTCTTCGACAAAACAGGCACCCTCACCGAAGGAGAGCCCGTTGTCACCGGAATCGAGCCGGCTGGGGACCTGAACGCCGCCGACGTTCTTGCGCTCGCAGCGGCGGCCGAGGCTGATAGTGAGCACCCTTTAGCCAGTGCCATCGTCGCCGCAGCGGAGAATCAGGATCTGCAATTCGCGCGGGCCAGCGGATTCACGTCCTCCCCCGCGGTAGGCGTGACCGCGACAGTGGCCGGCCAAGAGATCCGGGTCGGCGGACCGCGCCTCCTCGAGGAGACCGGACAGCCTCACATCGATATCGCAGATGCGTGGCGCGACGAGGGCGCGATCATCCTGCACGTCCTCCGAGACGGCCAGATGATCGGCGGGCTCAAACTTGCTGATGAGATCCGGACAGAGTCTCTTGCCGCCGTCGATGCACTCCGTGAGGTTGGCGTCGAGGTCGTCATGATCACCGGTGACGCTGAGGCCGTCGCGTTCAAGGTCGGCGACGAGTTGGGCATCGACCGTGTGTTTGCGGGAGTCCGTCCCGAGGACAAGTCAGCGAAGGTCGCCCAGTTGCAGCACGAGGGTAAGAAGGTCGCGATGGTCGGCGACGGCGTCAACGATGCCCCGGCGCTCGCCCAGGCCGACGTTGGAATCGCGATCGGCGCAGGCACCGACGTCGCCATCGCCTCGGCCGGAGTCATCCTGGCCAGTTCTGACCCGCGCAGCGTCCTGTCTGTCATCGAGCTGTCCCGGGCCGCCTACCGGAAGATGAAACAGAACCTATGGTGGGCTGCTGGCTACAACCTCGTATCGGTGCCTCTTGCTGCCGGCGTCCTGGCGCCGGCGGGCTTCGTGCTCCCGATGTCGGTCGGAGCAGTCCTGATGTCGCTGTCCACCGTCGTCGTAGCGCTCAATGCTCAACTGCTTCGGCGCATCGACCTCGGGCCAGCCAAGTTCGCGGCCGCGCCTGACGCCGCCAGGGCCGTCAACTGA
- a CDS encoding YdhK family protein, which yields MRKRFTAAIAAGVLGGALVLAGCASGDQEQVTPSKSGSHQEHGSQGRSGGAASSSGGMDHSAMEHPMDGGPAPEGIETAAAPTYPVGTKVKLTADHMEGMNGATATIAGAYRTYTYAVNYTPTTGGDPVENHKWVVQEELKDAGGQRLSDGTEVTLLAEHMKGMKGATATIASSTDETVYMVDYEADGMKMTNHKWVVESEIQPVS from the coding sequence ATGCGAAAGCGATTCACCGCGGCGATTGCAGCAGGCGTCCTCGGCGGTGCGCTGGTACTCGCCGGCTGTGCTTCCGGCGACCAGGAGCAGGTAACGCCGTCGAAGTCAGGGAGCCACCAGGAGCACGGGAGTCAGGGTCGCAGTGGTGGCGCTGCAAGCAGTTCCGGAGGAATGGATCATTCGGCTATGGAGCATCCGATGGATGGAGGGCCGGCGCCCGAAGGAATCGAGACCGCGGCTGCCCCCACATACCCCGTTGGCACGAAGGTGAAGCTCACCGCCGACCACATGGAGGGCATGAACGGAGCGACCGCCACAATCGCCGGCGCGTACCGGACCTATACCTACGCGGTGAACTACACCCCCACCACCGGCGGAGACCCGGTTGAGAACCACAAGTGGGTCGTGCAGGAAGAACTCAAGGACGCGGGGGGCCAGCGCCTGTCCGACGGCACCGAGGTGACTCTCCTCGCCGAGCACATGAAGGGCATGAAGGGCGCGACGGCCACGATCGCCAGTTCGACTGACGAGACCGTGTACATGGTCGACTACGAAGCCGACGGCATGAAGATGACCAACCACAAGTGGGTCGTCGAGAGCGAGATCCAGCCAGTTTCCTGA
- a CDS encoding MFS transporter: protein MNGPVATFRTFDRPSQVLMVNQFTINLGFYMLMPYLAGYLAGPLGLAGWAIGLVLGIRNFSQQGMFLVGGTLADRLGYKPLIVAGCLLRTVGFGLLAAVDSLPAVLIASAATGFAGALFNPAVRAYLSKDAGDRRIEAFAVFNIFYQAGILLGPLVGVALMALDFRATALVAALVFALLTAAQILALPRDREHRTAEPRRSVRSDWRTVAGNKRFILFSCAMIGSYVLSFQVYLALPLHAASITSSEKAGSYLVAAVFVVSGVIAVAGQLRITTWFRRRFGPTRSLGVGMAIMTAAFIPLLFVPTATLAGQVAAVTALLMAAAGLAVATATVFPFEMDTVVNLSGDRLVATHYGLYNTVVGVGILAGNLGTGALLGLGHQVGFPSLIWAVLIAIGVGATLALRVLHRTGALVGPGSPKGQGDGSSAPHVARQVPQRSPTAS from the coding sequence ATGAATGGGCCGGTCGCAACCTTCCGCACCTTTGATCGACCCAGTCAAGTGTTGATGGTGAACCAGTTCACCATCAACCTGGGCTTCTATATGCTGATGCCCTATCTCGCCGGATACTTGGCCGGTCCTCTCGGACTCGCCGGCTGGGCAATCGGACTCGTGCTGGGCATCCGCAACTTCTCTCAGCAGGGCATGTTCCTCGTTGGTGGGACCCTGGCAGATCGGCTCGGGTACAAACCGCTCATCGTTGCCGGATGTCTCCTACGAACTGTCGGGTTCGGACTGCTCGCAGCCGTGGATTCACTGCCCGCAGTCCTGATAGCGTCCGCGGCTACAGGATTCGCAGGCGCCCTGTTCAACCCGGCGGTGCGCGCCTATCTGTCCAAAGACGCTGGCGACCGTCGCATCGAAGCCTTCGCGGTATTCAACATCTTCTATCAGGCCGGTATTCTCCTCGGCCCGTTGGTCGGGGTCGCATTGATGGCGTTGGACTTCCGAGCCACTGCCCTCGTGGCCGCTCTGGTCTTCGCCTTGCTCACTGCTGCGCAGATCCTCGCGTTGCCACGCGATCGTGAGCACCGCACAGCTGAGCCGAGGCGGTCTGTCCGCTCTGACTGGCGCACGGTCGCCGGGAACAAGCGATTCATTCTCTTCTCGTGCGCAATGATCGGCTCTTACGTCCTGTCGTTCCAGGTGTATCTCGCGCTGCCCCTGCACGCGGCGTCGATCACCTCCAGCGAGAAGGCAGGGTCCTATCTCGTCGCCGCGGTATTCGTTGTCAGCGGAGTGATCGCTGTGGCGGGACAATTGCGAATCACGACATGGTTCCGCCGCCGCTTCGGGCCAACACGCAGCCTCGGAGTCGGGATGGCGATTATGACCGCAGCCTTCATTCCACTGCTGTTCGTGCCGACGGCGACCCTTGCCGGACAGGTCGCGGCGGTGACCGCGTTGCTGATGGCGGCCGCTGGTCTCGCTGTCGCGACAGCGACAGTCTTCCCGTTTGAGATGGATACCGTGGTCAACCTGTCCGGGGACCGACTAGTCGCTACGCACTACGGCCTGTACAACACCGTTGTCGGGGTCGGAATCCTGGCCGGAAACCTGGGAACCGGAGCACTGCTCGGATTAGGGCATCAAGTGGGGTTCCCCTCGTTGATCTGGGCAGTTCTCATCGCCATCGGCGTCGGGGCGACGCTCGCGTTGCGTGTCCTCCACCGAACAGGTGCGCTTGTCGGACCGGGGTCACCGAAGGGACAAGGCGACGGTTCGAGTGCGCCGCACGTCGCGCGGCAAGTCCCGCAACGCTCGCCGACCGCATCGTGA
- a CDS encoding PLP-dependent cysteine synthase family protein: MYGCPGALVGHTPVMRIAEPFSRNGHGFWAKLEGFNPGGMKDRPALHMVERAKSRGELAPGARIVESTSGTLGLGLALAGIVHGHPVTLVTDPGLEPILTQMLAAYGARVETVTEPHPTGGWQQARRERVQAILAADPTGWCPDQYTNPDNVSAYQPLALELLAQLGHIDVLVCSVGTGGHSAGISRTLRQFLPDLDVIGVDTVGSTIFGQPARKRLMRGLGSSIYPENVDYSAFSEVHWVAPSESVSACRSLASTHYATGGWSVGAVALAAGWVAGTRSPGTVVAGVFPDGPQRYYGTVYNDAFCNANGIDPTIDLPTAPLTIADPAESVVTRWSRCSTVYHPLASR, encoded by the coding sequence ATGTATGGGTGCCCGGGCGCCTTGGTGGGCCATACCCCGGTGATGCGGATCGCGGAGCCCTTCTCGCGGAACGGGCATGGTTTCTGGGCCAAACTCGAAGGATTCAACCCAGGAGGGATGAAGGACCGGCCCGCGCTCCACATGGTCGAACGGGCCAAATCTCGCGGGGAACTCGCACCAGGCGCGCGAATCGTGGAGTCGACTAGCGGAACGCTCGGTCTGGGTCTAGCGTTGGCTGGCATCGTGCACGGACACCCCGTCACATTAGTCACCGACCCCGGTCTAGAGCCGATCCTCACACAAATGCTCGCCGCGTACGGCGCCCGAGTCGAGACGGTCACCGAACCCCACCCAACCGGTGGGTGGCAGCAAGCCCGTCGAGAGCGAGTCCAGGCGATCCTCGCCGCAGACCCAACCGGCTGGTGTCCGGATCAATACACCAACCCCGACAATGTCAGCGCCTATCAACCGCTCGCGCTGGAACTCCTGGCCCAGTTAGGGCACATCGACGTGCTGGTCTGCTCTGTCGGCACCGGCGGGCACTCTGCTGGAATCAGCCGGACCTTGCGCCAGTTCCTACCGGACCTCGACGTCATCGGTGTCGATACGGTGGGATCGACGATCTTCGGTCAGCCCGCTCGCAAGCGCCTCATGCGAGGCCTGGGATCAAGTATCTATCCCGAGAATGTCGACTACTCGGCGTTTTCGGAGGTGCACTGGGTCGCTCCGTCAGAGTCGGTATCTGCATGCCGGAGTCTGGCTTCGACGCATTACGCCACTGGAGGATGGAGCGTCGGCGCGGTTGCGTTAGCGGCAGGCTGGGTGGCCGGCACGCGCTCGCCAGGCACGGTGGTTGCTGGTGTGTTTCCGGATGGCCCGCAGCGGTATTACGGCACGGTCTACAACGATGCGTTCTGCAATGCCAACGGCATCGACCCGACGATCGATCTCCCTACGGCCCCGTTGACAATCGCTGACCCCGCAGAATCCGTCGTCACCCGGTGGTCACGTTGCAGCACCGTCTACCACCCCTTGGCCTCGCGATGA
- a CDS encoding response regulator transcription factor gives MDAIVANPSPAAVTEPRPKSGLRALVIEDESDLAEVIADYLQRSGFEVTISNDGAAAVVAANQYPPDVVVLDLGLPSVDGVEVCRQLRTFSDAYVVMVTARADEVDTLVGLSVGADDYLTKPFSPRELIARIEAMLRRPRAGTVSAPGAPPSAKRRIGDLTIDPHAREVSVAGAPIELTRTEFDILDVISRRPGMVFSRDQLLAELWGPTWVGDSHVVDVHIASLRRKLGDTSTVRRYIRTIRGVGYRMGEGASPQ, from the coding sequence ATGGATGCGATCGTTGCCAACCCCAGCCCTGCGGCAGTGACGGAGCCACGACCCAAATCGGGGCTACGGGCGTTGGTCATCGAGGACGAGTCAGACCTCGCTGAAGTAATCGCTGATTACCTGCAACGCAGCGGGTTCGAAGTCACGATCAGCAATGACGGTGCTGCAGCGGTTGTGGCCGCGAATCAGTACCCCCCAGACGTGGTGGTCCTCGATCTTGGACTGCCATCCGTCGACGGCGTCGAAGTATGTCGGCAGTTACGCACATTCAGCGACGCCTACGTGGTTATGGTCACCGCCCGCGCTGATGAGGTGGACACTCTCGTTGGATTGTCTGTTGGGGCCGACGACTACCTGACCAAACCGTTCAGCCCGCGCGAGCTCATCGCTCGCATCGAAGCGATGCTGCGCAGGCCCCGGGCCGGAACGGTCAGCGCCCCCGGGGCGCCTCCGTCCGCGAAACGCCGCATTGGCGACCTGACGATCGACCCCCATGCACGTGAAGTCTCGGTCGCTGGAGCGCCGATCGAACTCACCCGGACCGAGTTCGACATTCTCGACGTCATATCGCGACGACCCGGGATGGTCTTCAGCCGCGATCAGCTACTCGCCGAACTGTGGGGGCCGACGTGGGTCGGAGACTCGCACGTGGTCGACGTCCACATCGCTAGCCTGCGACGCAAACTTGGAGACACCTCTACCGTCCGTCGTTATATCCGCACCATCAGGGGTGTTGGGTACCGGATGGGCGAGGGAGCATCACCGCAATGA